The Xiphias gladius isolate SHS-SW01 ecotype Sanya breed wild chromosome 4, ASM1685928v1, whole genome shotgun sequence genome includes a window with the following:
- the zgc:193593 gene encoding uncharacterized protein zgc:193593 — MFFRIPRLTPGYIRYLQTQAAQTVLQSQQGPAMPRMAILLGLMGIGMSGYSSRQLTLHYKPTSHLLR; from the exons ATGTTTTTTCGCATCCCTCGACTGACCCCTGGATATATTAGATACCTCCAG aCTCAGGCAGCCCAGACTGTGCTGCAAAGCCAGCAAGGCCCCGCCATGCCGCGCATGGCCATCCTGCTGGGTCTCATGGGGATCGGCATGTCCGGCTACAGTTCCCGCCAACTCACACTGCACTACAAGCCAACGAGTCACCTGCTTAGATGA